The Dermacentor andersoni chromosome 1, qqDerAnde1_hic_scaffold, whole genome shotgun sequence genomic interval TTTGTTTGAATGCGCTGCTCAATTTCCTGACCAAGTCTTACTTCTGCGTCTATTTCATGctcaagcctttttttttttttcttgttaaagcGCTTTGCTCGCAACGCAAAGTATACAGCAACTAAACGCTTTACCTGCTGCAACTGACCGTCGTTGTTCAGCGCTAGTCCATTCAGCGCTGCCATGTCAGCCACTTTGCGTGTGTTCACTGTATCGGCTATGGCTACTGGCTAAGGGTTGTCTTGGCTTGTGGTGGCCAGACATTCTGAAATAAGAGTTTTCTATCCGGGTTTTTTCACTGAAGCGACGCCtcgtatttatatttttttttaatggtttaACCTTCCTGCTACTGTACTCTCCTCTTCAACTTTTCTGGCGAATATTTTTAGAATTAGCGTCATCGATATCACGAACGAatgacatttctttttcctgtgtaGCACCATCACGGATCGAGTGGCATTCGTTGCGCCGAATGTCATTCGAACGTAATGACACCATAGTAATAACGTTAGAACGTCCAGTGTGATTGCGACGCCAGTCTTGGGCATGTCTTCTATTTAGTTTGGAGTGCGGAGGGCCGTATGTCCGTCTTCTCCCTCTGCTGATTCTCTAATATGTCGAAGCTGCTTATTTTATCACGGGATATGGATCCCGTCTTAAAGTAGGTTattaagcgaatagctttctttagcTATTTTGCCTGCTTTCGTGGTCGGTGGTTGGACTTTCACCGCCGTCGCAACTCGGCTGCGTGAGTTGCGAGGTGCGTTCGTCGCCGAATGCGAACTATGATAGCACTTTGAGACGCCGTCTCATCTATAAGACCCGTACAAatgtgctggttaacggctctgttctctgcggagttacgcagtgaaacaacaaacgctacctaaGTATTCCCAATGCAACAAATATATGCCGTCAAGCGCACCACTGCTTTCATAAAGCGAATAGCATTCCTGAAGCGTTCATGCTATGCGCTTATATTAACAATCATTCTCGATTATTTCcgcactttatttattttattttttcgcccTCAGACTTGTTAGTAGGTTACCTTGAAAGCTTAGAAAAGAGTGCACCACTGGCTTGGAGTGAATTTTCCCTCGGTTGTTCTGGTTGTTACTAAAATGCGCATTTCTTCCAAACAGTTGTTCGTCAGTCGGGCTTGCTTGTTGACAATACGGTAGACGGCGCAAACACAAGACAAACACTGGGCATAGTTATGTCGGCATTTGTTCCCTTTCCACGCGGGCGCCGGCCCAGTGAACACCTACATACACGTTTACAAATTAGCTGCACGAATCCTTGCACAAAATCAAATAACTGTAACGGTGTGCTGTGGAAAAGGCGCAGATGGTGTCGGCCAAACAAACCCACGcaggagagaagaaaaaaaaacttcgagaGTCTCGAATGTGTGGGAGGAAGAGGAGGTTGCTTGGGAACAAGGACTAGTCGCGACACCATGATTACCTAGCTCACTGAAGATGGACGTCTGACCGCTAGAGCAAATACTGAGGGAGAACTGCAACTGACATGACATGTCCAGTGACGACCATTGCAATTAACGCACAATGGTGGTGGAAAACAGCGATACAAAGTATGCAAGTAATGTTAGACAGTTGGTTGCTAGATGTCCTAAACGTCGTGTTTACGTGTTACTACGTATTACGTGCTAAAACGTGTTACTGGAGCAAATGTATGGTTGTAGTGTATGTGTCTCTATTTGTACCGCATGAATTTGCGCTTAGTAAATATATTTCATGAATGCCCCACCGAAGCCTGCCATTGTTTGTTGTATCTTTGCTTCTTTATATACCCACCGAATATTGTGTTGCGCTATTATAATACGCAGTACATTCGCCTGTGCAACGTTTATCCGTAACGTGCCAACCAGCGTACAGGGGGATGCGTGACGAGATCCAAGTAGCTATATGCTTTACAGAAAAAGGAATTTTTGCTGCACGTATAATACGGTGTCGATCACGTTGTCTTCGAACGCACAAACGGCAAGTGGTCTGTAGGTCCCCGTAAGATCCATATTTCAACGAGATTCGATCAACGAGATCCGAAACCAATTTACACGCCTTGCGAAGTTATGCACCAATGCACGGCTTTACCATGCATTTCAAGGCCAGTGAAGCGTGCGCATCCAACGATAGTAGTTATGTGACAGTATGGCTGCGCTCGTGTCACTTTATTAGTTGCGGACTCCTGTGTGCCTACAACGTTTCTCAGTACTATTACCTTGTAACTCATCCTTTCGAGTTCAGGATTTTGTCGTTTCGTTGCctgaagtgaaaaaaagaagaaagaaaaactttcGCTGCTTAGCTCGAGATCGCGGATTCgaacccggccgcggcggtcgcatttcgatgagagcgAACCGCtacaacgctcgtgtacttagatttaggtggcccaggtggtcaaaatgaattcggagccctcccctacggcgtgcatCTAATATCGTGGTTATCGCACCTAAGGCCCTACTATCTTTTGTCTGAAAAACCTGGCTATAATGCACAAGCTTTACTTCATCCTGCTGTTCTTACTTTGTACCTACTGGTTTTCACATACTGTGATCAACATACGGCCTTGAAAGGTAACGATAGACCAAGCATGTGTTGAGAGCGAGTTCTCTGTGTTCTGCGCTTTCGACACTTTATATCAACGAGGACCCCTGCTTTGTTAGTGCAAAGACGCGCTCTAGCGCGTAAGCTTTCGCATCTATATACATACCATACGCACTGCGTTCGTTGCGATATCGAGCCATGAGGTGTTCCACCCAACCATATTTGCCCCAGAGGGAACCGTCTGTCTGGCCGTGACgacagcgtgaaaaaaaaaaaatcaatgggGCACTCACCCGCGCGGCGGCCACGTCGTGCCTCTGCAGTTGCTGCTCGTAGTGGTCacgcaggtcatcgaggcgcctGTGCCAGAGCTGCTCCTTCTCCTCGTAGACCTGGATGATGGCCTGCTCGTTGCGCTCCAGAGTCTGGCGCAGGTGCGCGATTTCCGCGTCCTTCTCGCGCAGCTGAGCTTCCAGCTCAGCCACGCCCGAGTCGCTCGGCGAGGGCGCCTCCTCTTCGGCCAGCAGGGCGGCCGAGCTGTGGCCCGAGTCGAGCACGTCCAGCATGGCCGAGCCGCCGCCACTTGAGGAACGTGACGCCGCACGGGCCTCCTTGCAGTCGAAGTGCGGCATCGACTGGTGGAAGGGCACCTTGCAGCGGGCTGGGTGGAAGGCGGTGCGCGTGCTCACGGCTGCCGACCGCGGCTGCCTCTCCAGCAGCGGCGCCGAGTGATGACCCGAGGGCCGGCGCTCAGGCGCCTGCAGTAGCCGCTCGTCGTGCAAGTTGAACACCGAACCACTGCTCGAGCATCCGTCGTCGACGTCCGCCCCGTGGCCCCAGCGCACCGCCCGGAAGGCCACCGGCcgcaccaccgccgggttctgcGCGTGTCACAGCAGTTGTCGCAAAAGCCTCTCGTGCGCGCTGGCACCCGTGATGCCTCAATGTCCAACAGCGACTTCACGCGCGTTATTGCCATCGCTGAGGATTATTCCTTGCGCACAGACAACAATGTCTACATGAACGCGCCAGTGCTGCGGCACGTGTCACACTGGCTTCTTAATGTTTAAGAGCTTCATCTGCACTGCGGTTTCGCGTTCCCGATCGCCTGCCGCACCAGGAGCACGTATTAGGGACGTAATAATTCTATAGCTTCACTCTGCGCAGTACTGCATGCGACAACAGTCGGACTGGAAGTGTACTCACTGCGGTGACCAGCACTCCGCTGACGGGAGGTAGGCGAGGCGGCGAGGCCGTCATGTCGTCAGTGTCCATGGACCACGAGAAGGGGGTGCCCTGGAATGGAGCAAGGGGTCATCACCACAGTCGGCAGCGGTGCTCGGAGCCACATGGTGAGTAGCAGCGGCTCGCTGCGGCGGCTCGATCGCAACAACAAAGCGGGCCGCGGAGACGGCATGTCGCTGCCAGACGCGCCCCATATTTTCCTAGCTGCTGCACTTTCGCCACCGCCAAACTCGTTCTTCGAGTTCTCCGGCAGACGTCGCTCCAAGGCCAAAGGGCAGCTGCTACCCGCCGGAAACTCCTGGCCGGCGCTTCACCCCCCTTCCCGCTGGCACTGCTCGTCATGTGcggcggccacttcctagtctgGCGGCGGCCGACAACAGTAACCGCCCCGGGTTGTCCCTCCGGCGAAGGAGAAATCCCGACCAGTTCCGCGGTTGCTTTTGCTGACTGGGTCGGGCGCGGCACCTGCGCGTGCGGTCATCCCCGCGCGGCGGCTAATGACTGGCTGCCGAGAATCGCTTCGAAAACGCGCATCGGCGACGCGCGGGTCCTCGGCGGTGGCAGCGCGAAGCTGCGCGCGACAGGACCTTCTCGCACCCAGCTCTCGGCGTTGAACAATGGGCATCCCGCTCGTACAGCACGTGCGTCCAGAGCGTCGCCGTGTAACCAACTTTAATCATACTGGGACACCACAGAACAGACCCCTCTTCTAACTCGAGTGCAGTCGCCGGGGGCATCAGTGCAAATAAATGGAGGTCTCGGCCGAATCACACTGCTGGCACAAGCGTGATCAGACCGCTACCGCCATTTTGTCAGACTGACGAACTCGACGGCAGTAGCGGGGAGCCACGCCTGGCTTCCACTAGCAGAAAGCTGCGCGGCAACAATGGCGGCCCCTCGGTTGGCGGGCGTCGCCTTGCCCGCGCGTCTACGGAGGCCATGCAAATCACGGAGAGGCTCGCCAGATCAGCGTTCGCCCGACCTCCAGATTTCATCGCGCTCGTTGCGAAAATGCCTCGCAGCAATCGCAagtgctcgctgctgctgcgtgtCGGAGGCAGTACGCACTGTCCCTGGCTTTCTTCATCTCCCACTCGGATGCACGCGTGCAGTGTGAGCGGCCAAATGATCGAGAGCGGTTGCAGATGCACGTCACCGGGCCGTCGTCTGGTTGACCTCGGGCACATTAGTGGGGCATATGACGCCACAAGCGCATTGACGCCACTCACTTGGCCCGACGTAAAGCGGGTAAAAAAGACGGCGCCGGAGAGCCAAGCGCATATCGAGGATGCACGGATGATGCACGGAGGATCGCGGAATAGAAGACCCGGCAGACAtacggtgcaaaaaaaaaaagaaagaccaaatCGAAAATGAAGCCATTGAGGCCAGTTTCTTCGTGCGACGGGAAAAGGTAGAGCGTGACCAAATAATTGTGTAAATTACGTTTCACAGTCGACCCAAATTTAAATGGTAATTCAAGTCGGGAATCCGCATAACACACTGCCTGCTGCTGTAGAAACATCAGTTGACAAATATGGCAGGGCTAGCAACATTAAAAGGAAATGTCGCAAACAGGGGCAATAGTTGAACGGaaagaaattcaccgacgattacgacactccctaatgcgaaatttcagcgcagttatatacgtgttttcatttcgcgatatattggctggcgcgcacaatctgtctcgtgcggcacgttgtaaacggagcgaagtgtggcgcgactgcctcgctaatcgggagatcgcgagaggcagcgcgtggatgacgcgtgggcgcgCTTCACAACAGCCGCCGACAGAGTAGACAGACCTACGCTCATGCAGCGCTCcatttccatatatggtattagTGGACGCGTTCGCGGCATGCCATCGGTAAACAGACAACGCacgctactttggcgccatctcgtagccatcgtttccgcaaagcccgtcttgcgcggcactacgcttttcttcctaCGTTTTCGCCATACCTAGAGTACActttacgcttttcttctcacgctgtcgtcatatcctcctcctccactttccgcctcattgtTCCGCTGccccctcctcctccgcgttcctcctcgtgctctcttcgctatcgccgtctttcatccgcgtTCCGCGTTGGCTCTCATCCTTCGCTGTGGTCGTTCGCACGGTTACGAGGACGCCGCagtacgacgccgacgctcgccggaGGAACGGGTTCTCGACCTCGGCATTCGCATTAGTGGATGTCTAATGCTAAAACGCTCGTGTGCAAAGATTTCAATGCGCGCTGAAGAACTAGAGCCGGGAAAAATTAAAACGAATCTCTCGACCGCGGTGCTTGTTCCAACTCGTTTCTGCAGCGCAACAACCAATCGCCCAGTTGGACTGCACAGACTGCGTCCGAAACGACGGACTCCTGGCTTCGCGAAGCCTCAAGAAGTATGCAGCAAGAAGCTCGCACTCGCGAGCACTGGCAGAGTGGGACGAGACACGTTGGCTGCTCTGCGCCCCCTTCTGTTCCACCACAGGAAATCTCCATCAGCGAGGGGAAAGGCTGTCGTCTCTGCGGCACCGCTTCCTCGCCTGCACTCGCGCGCGCCCATAGTCGTGTGGCCCCACAAGGTCGTGTGGTCGATTCTTCCAAGCTGCTGCGGTCGCATTTGAAGACTACAAGGGTGGCAAGGAGACGGGAAACCGTGCGGCGCCACGGCGTATTCCGCCGCACTCGTCAACACGTGTTCCACGCTACTTGTTCCGATGCCGACAATAAACtaagaatgctttttttttatcttatctCTCTTGGTGGTCTACACCTGGACAAGCCTGGATATAGGTTACGAATTACGATTAAAAGAATTTAAAGGATAGAGCGAGATGGCTGCTCGTTTCATCGCGACGCGGGTACAAAGCCGTAGCCCCTCTTCTCTAA includes:
- the LOC126545544 gene encoding uncharacterized protein isoform X3, whose product is MPACCEGQIGNSKATRLALWCILGTPFSWSMDTDDMTASPPRLPPVSGVLVTANPAVVRPVAFRAVRWGHGADVDDGCSSSGSVFNLHDERLLQAPERRPSGHHSAPLLERQPRSAAVSTRTAFHPARCKVPFHQSMPHFDCKEARAASRSSSGGGSAMLDVLDSGHSSAALLAEEEAPSPSDSGVAELEAQLREKDAEIAHLRQTLERNEQAIIQVYEEKEQLWHRRLDDLRDHYEQQLQRHDVAAARDESPVCSGGLEEASCRPGGALKLSWLDTPQLDSEVAELTTLMEDSRLTGLRGGAPALAARARPGCPVPTPAGDQLLAAVQPQPRAAARRVARQPAA
- the LOC126545544 gene encoding uncharacterized protein isoform X1, whose translation is MPACCEGQIGNSKATRLALWCILGTPFSWSMDTDDMTASPPRLPPVSGVLVTANPAVVRPVAFRAVRWGHGADVDDGCSSSGSVFNLHDERLLQAPERRPSGHHSAPLLERQPRSAAVSTRTAFHPARCKVPFHQSMPHFDCKEARAASRSSSGGGSAMLDVLDSGHSSAALLAEEEAPSPSDSGVAELEAQLREKDAEIAHLRQTLERNEQAIIQVYEEKEQLWHRRLDDLRDHYEQQLQRHDVAAARDESPVCSGGLEEASCRPGGALKLSWLDTPQLDSEVAELTTLMEDSRLTGNANDDVRRLRLELHRCRRQLQLALQGFEEERQRWQHERAQAAQYQRQLETSYWQLCSHNRELLRAVSHASLPLELLDGWYHSESSC
- the LOC126545544 gene encoding uncharacterized protein isoform X2, giving the protein MDTDDMTASPPRLPPVSGVLVTANPAVVRPVAFRAVRWGHGADVDDGCSSSGSVFNLHDERLLQAPERRPSGHHSAPLLERQPRSAAVSTRTAFHPARCKVPFHQSMPHFDCKEARAASRSSSGGGSAMLDVLDSGHSSAALLAEEEAPSPSDSGVAELEAQLREKDAEIAHLRQTLERNEQAIIQVYEEKEQLWHRRLDDLRDHYEQQLQRHDVAAARDESPVCSGGLEEASCRPGGALKLSWLDTPQLDSEVAELTTLMEDSRLTGNANDDVRRLRLELHRCRRQLQLALQGFEEERQRWQHERAQAAQYQRQLETSYWQLCSHNRELLRAVSHASLPLELLDGWYHSESSC